A window from Peromyscus eremicus chromosome 5, PerEre_H2_v1, whole genome shotgun sequence encodes these proteins:
- the Fam217a gene encoding protein FAM217A isoform X3, which translates to MGRKNNDNCGTNLLVSSVSQENHLETPAEQLVLQLTISEHAHSRVQNSNQGVFQLWNSPVNKGSTLDSREFKNSSVETGFSASNSPRLFTLNHSLTSIPGLTASKQVSPYPGQSVPAGLCWPYADGDFLKDRNEFRLNSCSTMENNNGDSLSVSNWNFKYRNSSVEENVTDESDLSENEKMNDSLLSYFKKMDLNLKPETIEHMERSFPEEANGMSAYADFLPAPFNTLDLHKFALSKCENWKAVVDPPESSIERLIIRLLELERLQHMTIQKEKPRLQSTFYSSMFSMAERPASSKAIALKGRPPKFPDTLILQTSSVEKSRDKRKNSSGSGKSEQNVSRWNWSSAGKCKLNSRPLLRCSSTAKQCVAAHEDLKNSKSSILNPCQELPPKPTTTQAAQPLAKVVSTKCLPPRSPVPVSPIPLCFPENPKEEIKVPKTKRKLHRKSILLNRPFYIQKQNCLSPSLIARGKCSPTDQK; encoded by the exons ATGGGAAGAAAAAACAACGACAATTGTGGCACCAACCTTCTTGTGTCAAGCGTCTCTCAGGAG AACCATCTGGAAACTCCGGCAGAACAGCTGGTGTTGCAGCTGACCATCTCAGAGCATGCTCACAGTAGAGTGCAG AACAGTAACCAAGGGGTATTTCAGCTATGGAATTCTCCTGTCAATAAAGGAAGTACCTTGGACAGCAG GGAATTTAAAAACTCTTCAGTGGAAACTGGCTTCAGTGCATCCAACAGTCCCAGGCTCTTCACCCTAAACCACTCATTAACAAGTATTCCGGGTTTGACAGCCAGCAAGCAAGTCAGTCCTTATCCTGGCCAGTCAGTGCCAGCAGGGCTCTGCTGGCCCTATGCCGATGGAGACTTTCTTAAGGATAGAAATGAGTTTCGTCTTAACTCATGCTCAACTATGGAAAACAACAATGGTGACTCTTTATCCGTTTCAAATTGGAATTTCAAATACAGAAACAGCAGTGTGGAAGAAAATGTCACAGATGAAAGTGACTtatcagaaaatgagaaaatgaatgacTCTTTGCTCAGCTATTTTAAAAAGATGGACCTGAACTTAAAGCCAGAAACAATAGAACACATGGAGAGATCTTTCCCAGAGGAAGCAAACGGAATGTCTGCATATGCTGACTTTCTCCCTGCTCCTTTCAACACTCTGGACTTACACAAATTTGCCCTCTCAAAGTGTGAAAATTGGAAGGCAGTCGTAGACCCTCCAGAAAGCTCCATTGAGCGGTTAATAATTCGTTTATTGGAACTGGAAAGATTACAACATATGACCATCCAAAAAGAGAAGCCGAGGCTGCAAAGCACTTTCTACAGCTCCATGTTTTCAATGGCAGAACGACCTGCTTCCTCTAAAGCCATTGCACTGAAAGGCAGGCCACCGAAGTTTCCTGACACATTGATTCTACAGACCTCTAGTGTAGAGAAAAGTCGAGACAAGAGAAAAAACAGTTCCGGTTCTGGCAAGTCAGAACAAAATGTTTCCAGATGGAACTGGAGCAGTGCTGGCAAATGTAAGTTGAACTCTAGACCGTTGCTAAGATGTTCATCCACTGCAAAACAGTGTGTTGCTGCTCACGAGGACTTGAAGAATTCCAAAAGCTCCATTTTAAATCCTTGCCAGGAACTCCCACCCAAGCCTACTACTACCCAAGCAGCTCAACCACTGGCTAAAGTAGTCTCAACAAAATGTCTCCCACCAAGGTCCCCGGTGCCAGTGTCTCCCATACCCCTGTGTTTTCCTGAAAATCCAAAGGAAGAAATTAAGGTGCCAAAGACCAAAAGGAAACTTCACCGAAAAAGCATACTACTGAATAGACCTTTCTACATTCAGAAGCAAAACTGCTTATCGCCTTCACTTATAGCCAGGGGTAAGTGCTCACCCACTGACCAAAAATAG
- the LOC131911218 gene encoding testis expressed protein 56-like isoform X3: MGTANNSSSSINLFEEKMKNYTQPDVLCHTFDLLSNLHKLLPNNMVEVLHSYRSKDDKIKCENSEFSGLEKILARHQLPKEVSLTPKPSKMPSWKRKTINNISGNWRKCHMWKKNTYEPPMSTIVVRWAKKNLQPSEDLKSVMQRLSALGPIVSVTPCGRQSAVVVYKDTTSACKAVSAFQKISAGTMFQCSWQHRFMSKKIKI, translated from the exons ATGGGAACAGCCAACAACAGTTCATCATCCATAAACCTCTTTGAGGAGAAGATGAAAAATTATACCCAGCCTGACGTCCTGTGTCACACGTTTGACCTTCTCTCTAACCTTCACAAGTTGCTCCCAAATAATATGGTGGAAGTGCTTCATTCCTACAGAAGTAAAGACGACAAAATTAAAT GTGAGAATTCCGAATTCTCAGGCTTGGAAAAGATCTTAGCAAGACATCAGTTGCCAAAAGAGGTTAGTCTGACTCCAAAGCCCAGCAAAATGCCCtcatggaaaagaaaaactatcAACAACATAAGCGGCAACTGGAGGAAATGTCACATGTGGAAGAAAAACACATACGAGCCGCCCATGAGCACGATCGTTGTTAG GTGGGCAAAAAAGAACTTGCAACCCTCAGAGGACCTCAAGTCGGTGATGCAAAGACTGTCCGCACTAGGCCCAATTGTCTCAGTCACTCCCTGTGGACGACAAAGTGCTGTCGTGGTGTACAAAGATACGACCTCGGCTTGTAAGGCTGTGAgtgcttttcagaaaatatcTGCAGGCACAATGTTCCAGTGCTCATGGCAGCATCGATTCATGTCAAAAAAG atcaagatataA
- the Fam217a gene encoding protein FAM217A isoform X4, producing MGRKNNDNCGTNLLVSSVSQENLSPWNLDSEEPLADNENLPPGKDGPAGKTNKNHLETPAEQLVLQLTISEHAHSRVQQNSNQGVFQLWNSPVNKGSTLDSREFKNSSVETGFSASNSPRLFTLNHSLTSIPGLTASKQVSPYPGQSVPAGLCWPYADGDFLKDRNEFRLNSCSTMENNNGDSLSVSNWNFKYRNSSVEENVTDESDLSENEKMNDSLLSYFKKMDLNLKPETIEHMERSFPEEANGMSAYADFLPAPFNTLDLHKFALSKCENWKAVVDPPESSIERLIIRLLELERLQHMTIQKEKPRLQSTFYSSMFSMAERPASSKAIALKGRPPKFPDTLILQTSSVEKSRDKRKNSSGSGKSEQNVSRWNWSSAGKCKLNSRPLLRCSSTAKQCVAAHEDLKNSKSSILNPCQELPPKPTTTQAAQPLAKVVSTKCLPPRSPVPVSPIPLCFPENPKEEIKVPKTKRKLHRKSILLNRPFYIQKQNCLSPSLIARGKCSPTDQK from the exons ATGGGAAGAAAAAACAACGACAATTGTGGCACCAACCTTCTTGTGTCAAGCGTCTCTCAGGAG AATCTCTCTCCATGGAACTTGGATTCAGAAGAACCCCTTGCTGACAATGAAAACCTTCCGCCTGGAAAGGATGGTCCGGCAG GCAAAACTAACAAG AACCATCTGGAAACTCCGGCAGAACAGCTGGTGTTGCAGCTGACCATCTCAGAGCATGCTCACAGTAGAGTGCAG CAGAACAGTAACCAAGGGGTATTTCAGCTATGGAATTCTCCTGTCAATAAAGGAAGTACCTTGGACAGCAG GGAATTTAAAAACTCTTCAGTGGAAACTGGCTTCAGTGCATCCAACAGTCCCAGGCTCTTCACCCTAAACCACTCATTAACAAGTATTCCGGGTTTGACAGCCAGCAAGCAAGTCAGTCCTTATCCTGGCCAGTCAGTGCCAGCAGGGCTCTGCTGGCCCTATGCCGATGGAGACTTTCTTAAGGATAGAAATGAGTTTCGTCTTAACTCATGCTCAACTATGGAAAACAACAATGGTGACTCTTTATCCGTTTCAAATTGGAATTTCAAATACAGAAACAGCAGTGTGGAAGAAAATGTCACAGATGAAAGTGACTtatcagaaaatgagaaaatgaatgacTCTTTGCTCAGCTATTTTAAAAAGATGGACCTGAACTTAAAGCCAGAAACAATAGAACACATGGAGAGATCTTTCCCAGAGGAAGCAAACGGAATGTCTGCATATGCTGACTTTCTCCCTGCTCCTTTCAACACTCTGGACTTACACAAATTTGCCCTCTCAAAGTGTGAAAATTGGAAGGCAGTCGTAGACCCTCCAGAAAGCTCCATTGAGCGGTTAATAATTCGTTTATTGGAACTGGAAAGATTACAACATATGACCATCCAAAAAGAGAAGCCGAGGCTGCAAAGCACTTTCTACAGCTCCATGTTTTCAATGGCAGAACGACCTGCTTCCTCTAAAGCCATTGCACTGAAAGGCAGGCCACCGAAGTTTCCTGACACATTGATTCTACAGACCTCTAGTGTAGAGAAAAGTCGAGACAAGAGAAAAAACAGTTCCGGTTCTGGCAAGTCAGAACAAAATGTTTCCAGATGGAACTGGAGCAGTGCTGGCAAATGTAAGTTGAACTCTAGACCGTTGCTAAGATGTTCATCCACTGCAAAACAGTGTGTTGCTGCTCACGAGGACTTGAAGAATTCCAAAAGCTCCATTTTAAATCCTTGCCAGGAACTCCCACCCAAGCCTACTACTACCCAAGCAGCTCAACCACTGGCTAAAGTAGTCTCAACAAAATGTCTCCCACCAAGGTCCCCGGTGCCAGTGTCTCCCATACCCCTGTGTTTTCCTGAAAATCCAAAGGAAGAAATTAAGGTGCCAAAGACCAAAAGGAAACTTCACCGAAAAAGCATACTACTGAATAGACCTTTCTACATTCAGAAGCAAAACTGCTTATCGCCTTCACTTATAGCCAGGGGTAAGTGCTCACCCACTGACCAAAAATAG
- the LOC131911218 gene encoding testis expressed protein 56-like isoform X2: MGTANNSSSSINLFEEKMKNYTQPDVLCHTFDLLSNLHKLLPNNMVEVLHSYRSKDDKIKCENSEFSGLEKILARHQLPKEVSLTPKPSKMPSWKRKTINNISGNWRKCHMWKKNTYEPPMSTIVVRWAKKNLQPSEDLKSVMQRLSALGPIVSVTPCGRQSAVVVYKDTTSACKAVSAFQKISAGTMFQCSWQHRFMSKKRPWTRKRPLRI, from the exons ATGGGAACAGCCAACAACAGTTCATCATCCATAAACCTCTTTGAGGAGAAGATGAAAAATTATACCCAGCCTGACGTCCTGTGTCACACGTTTGACCTTCTCTCTAACCTTCACAAGTTGCTCCCAAATAATATGGTGGAAGTGCTTCATTCCTACAGAAGTAAAGACGACAAAATTAAAT GTGAGAATTCCGAATTCTCAGGCTTGGAAAAGATCTTAGCAAGACATCAGTTGCCAAAAGAGGTTAGTCTGACTCCAAAGCCCAGCAAAATGCCCtcatggaaaagaaaaactatcAACAACATAAGCGGCAACTGGAGGAAATGTCACATGTGGAAGAAAAACACATACGAGCCGCCCATGAGCACGATCGTTGTTAG GTGGGCAAAAAAGAACTTGCAACCCTCAGAGGACCTCAAGTCGGTGATGCAAAGACTGTCCGCACTAGGCCCAATTGTCTCAGTCACTCCCTGTGGACGACAAAGTGCTGTCGTGGTGTACAAAGATACGACCTCGGCTTGTAAGGCTGTGAgtgcttttcagaaaatatcTGCAGGCACAATGTTCCAGTGCTCATGGCAGCATCGATTCATGTCAAAAAAG
- the Fam217a gene encoding protein FAM217A isoform X1: MGRKNNDNCGTNLLVSSVSQENLSPWNLDSEEPLADNENLPPGKDGPAGKTNKNHLETPAEQLVLQLTISEHAHSRVQNSNQGVFQLWNSPVNKGSTLDSREFKNSSVETGFSASNSPRLFTLNHSLTSIPGLTASKQVSPYPGQSVPAGLCWPYADGDFLKDRNEFRLNSCSTMENNNGDSLSVSNWNFKYRNSSVEENVTDESDLSENEKMNDSLLSYFKKMDLNLKPETIEHMERSFPEEANGMSAYADFLPAPFNTLDLHKFALSKCENWKAVVDPPESSIERLIIRLLELERLQHMTIQKEKPRLQSTFYSSMFSMAERPASSKAIALKGRPPKFPDTLILQTSSVEKSRDKRKNSSGSGKSEQNVSRWNWSSAGKCKLNSRPLLRCSSTAKQCVAAHEDLKNSKSSILNPCQELPPKPTTTQAAQPLAKVVSTKCLPPRSPVPVSPIPLCFPENPKEEIKVPKTKRKLHRKSILLNRPFYIQKQNCLSPSLIARGKCSPTDQK, encoded by the exons ATGGGAAGAAAAAACAACGACAATTGTGGCACCAACCTTCTTGTGTCAAGCGTCTCTCAGGAG AATCTCTCTCCATGGAACTTGGATTCAGAAGAACCCCTTGCTGACAATGAAAACCTTCCGCCTGGAAAGGATGGTCCGGCAG GCAAAACTAACAAG AACCATCTGGAAACTCCGGCAGAACAGCTGGTGTTGCAGCTGACCATCTCAGAGCATGCTCACAGTAGAGTGCAG AACAGTAACCAAGGGGTATTTCAGCTATGGAATTCTCCTGTCAATAAAGGAAGTACCTTGGACAGCAG GGAATTTAAAAACTCTTCAGTGGAAACTGGCTTCAGTGCATCCAACAGTCCCAGGCTCTTCACCCTAAACCACTCATTAACAAGTATTCCGGGTTTGACAGCCAGCAAGCAAGTCAGTCCTTATCCTGGCCAGTCAGTGCCAGCAGGGCTCTGCTGGCCCTATGCCGATGGAGACTTTCTTAAGGATAGAAATGAGTTTCGTCTTAACTCATGCTCAACTATGGAAAACAACAATGGTGACTCTTTATCCGTTTCAAATTGGAATTTCAAATACAGAAACAGCAGTGTGGAAGAAAATGTCACAGATGAAAGTGACTtatcagaaaatgagaaaatgaatgacTCTTTGCTCAGCTATTTTAAAAAGATGGACCTGAACTTAAAGCCAGAAACAATAGAACACATGGAGAGATCTTTCCCAGAGGAAGCAAACGGAATGTCTGCATATGCTGACTTTCTCCCTGCTCCTTTCAACACTCTGGACTTACACAAATTTGCCCTCTCAAAGTGTGAAAATTGGAAGGCAGTCGTAGACCCTCCAGAAAGCTCCATTGAGCGGTTAATAATTCGTTTATTGGAACTGGAAAGATTACAACATATGACCATCCAAAAAGAGAAGCCGAGGCTGCAAAGCACTTTCTACAGCTCCATGTTTTCAATGGCAGAACGACCTGCTTCCTCTAAAGCCATTGCACTGAAAGGCAGGCCACCGAAGTTTCCTGACACATTGATTCTACAGACCTCTAGTGTAGAGAAAAGTCGAGACAAGAGAAAAAACAGTTCCGGTTCTGGCAAGTCAGAACAAAATGTTTCCAGATGGAACTGGAGCAGTGCTGGCAAATGTAAGTTGAACTCTAGACCGTTGCTAAGATGTTCATCCACTGCAAAACAGTGTGTTGCTGCTCACGAGGACTTGAAGAATTCCAAAAGCTCCATTTTAAATCCTTGCCAGGAACTCCCACCCAAGCCTACTACTACCCAAGCAGCTCAACCACTGGCTAAAGTAGTCTCAACAAAATGTCTCCCACCAAGGTCCCCGGTGCCAGTGTCTCCCATACCCCTGTGTTTTCCTGAAAATCCAAAGGAAGAAATTAAGGTGCCAAAGACCAAAAGGAAACTTCACCGAAAAAGCATACTACTGAATAGACCTTTCTACATTCAGAAGCAAAACTGCTTATCGCCTTCACTTATAGCCAGGGGTAAGTGCTCACCCACTGACCAAAAATAG
- the Fam217a gene encoding protein FAM217A isoform X2: MGRKNNDNCGTNLLVSSVSQENHLETPAEQLVLQLTISEHAHSRVQQNSNQGVFQLWNSPVNKGSTLDSREFKNSSVETGFSASNSPRLFTLNHSLTSIPGLTASKQVSPYPGQSVPAGLCWPYADGDFLKDRNEFRLNSCSTMENNNGDSLSVSNWNFKYRNSSVEENVTDESDLSENEKMNDSLLSYFKKMDLNLKPETIEHMERSFPEEANGMSAYADFLPAPFNTLDLHKFALSKCENWKAVVDPPESSIERLIIRLLELERLQHMTIQKEKPRLQSTFYSSMFSMAERPASSKAIALKGRPPKFPDTLILQTSSVEKSRDKRKNSSGSGKSEQNVSRWNWSSAGKCKLNSRPLLRCSSTAKQCVAAHEDLKNSKSSILNPCQELPPKPTTTQAAQPLAKVVSTKCLPPRSPVPVSPIPLCFPENPKEEIKVPKTKRKLHRKSILLNRPFYIQKQNCLSPSLIARGKCSPTDQK; the protein is encoded by the exons ATGGGAAGAAAAAACAACGACAATTGTGGCACCAACCTTCTTGTGTCAAGCGTCTCTCAGGAG AACCATCTGGAAACTCCGGCAGAACAGCTGGTGTTGCAGCTGACCATCTCAGAGCATGCTCACAGTAGAGTGCAG CAGAACAGTAACCAAGGGGTATTTCAGCTATGGAATTCTCCTGTCAATAAAGGAAGTACCTTGGACAGCAG GGAATTTAAAAACTCTTCAGTGGAAACTGGCTTCAGTGCATCCAACAGTCCCAGGCTCTTCACCCTAAACCACTCATTAACAAGTATTCCGGGTTTGACAGCCAGCAAGCAAGTCAGTCCTTATCCTGGCCAGTCAGTGCCAGCAGGGCTCTGCTGGCCCTATGCCGATGGAGACTTTCTTAAGGATAGAAATGAGTTTCGTCTTAACTCATGCTCAACTATGGAAAACAACAATGGTGACTCTTTATCCGTTTCAAATTGGAATTTCAAATACAGAAACAGCAGTGTGGAAGAAAATGTCACAGATGAAAGTGACTtatcagaaaatgagaaaatgaatgacTCTTTGCTCAGCTATTTTAAAAAGATGGACCTGAACTTAAAGCCAGAAACAATAGAACACATGGAGAGATCTTTCCCAGAGGAAGCAAACGGAATGTCTGCATATGCTGACTTTCTCCCTGCTCCTTTCAACACTCTGGACTTACACAAATTTGCCCTCTCAAAGTGTGAAAATTGGAAGGCAGTCGTAGACCCTCCAGAAAGCTCCATTGAGCGGTTAATAATTCGTTTATTGGAACTGGAAAGATTACAACATATGACCATCCAAAAAGAGAAGCCGAGGCTGCAAAGCACTTTCTACAGCTCCATGTTTTCAATGGCAGAACGACCTGCTTCCTCTAAAGCCATTGCACTGAAAGGCAGGCCACCGAAGTTTCCTGACACATTGATTCTACAGACCTCTAGTGTAGAGAAAAGTCGAGACAAGAGAAAAAACAGTTCCGGTTCTGGCAAGTCAGAACAAAATGTTTCCAGATGGAACTGGAGCAGTGCTGGCAAATGTAAGTTGAACTCTAGACCGTTGCTAAGATGTTCATCCACTGCAAAACAGTGTGTTGCTGCTCACGAGGACTTGAAGAATTCCAAAAGCTCCATTTTAAATCCTTGCCAGGAACTCCCACCCAAGCCTACTACTACCCAAGCAGCTCAACCACTGGCTAAAGTAGTCTCAACAAAATGTCTCCCACCAAGGTCCCCGGTGCCAGTGTCTCCCATACCCCTGTGTTTTCCTGAAAATCCAAAGGAAGAAATTAAGGTGCCAAAGACCAAAAGGAAACTTCACCGAAAAAGCATACTACTGAATAGACCTTTCTACATTCAGAAGCAAAACTGCTTATCGCCTTCACTTATAGCCAGGGGTAAGTGCTCACCCACTGACCAAAAATAG